One Microbacterium marinum genomic window, ACGGCGACGGCGCGTCCAGCCAGGGCGACGTCCACGAGGCGATGGTGTTCGCGGCGAGCTACCAGACCCCGCAGGTCTTCTTCCTGCAGAACAACCACTGGGCGATCTCCGTGCCCGTGACCACGCAGTCGCGCGTGCCGCTCGTGCGGCGCGGCGAGGGCTACGGCATCCCGTCGGTCCGCGTCGACGGCAACGACGTCCTCGCCAGCTACGCCGTCAGCAAGTTCGCCCTCGACGAGGCGCGCGCGGGTGGCGGACCGCGGGCGATCGAGGCGCTCACCTACCGTATGGGCGCGCACACGACGAGCGATGACCCCACCAAGTACCGCACCTCCGACGAGGAGCAGTCGTGGGCGCAACGCGACCCGATCGCCCGGATGCGCGCGTTCCTCGAGGGCCGAGGCGCCTCGGCGGCGTTCTTCGACGACGTGGATGCCGCGGCCGCCGCGTACGCCGACGATGTGCGCGTGCGTACCAACGCCCTGGGCGACATCCCCACCACCGTCATGTTCGATCACGTCTACGGCGACGTCCACCCGCTCGTGCAGGAGCAGCAGCGCTGGCTTGCCGAGTACGAGGCCTCGTTCGAGGAGGGGGACGCGTGAGCGACATCCAGACCCTGCCCTTCGCGAAAGCGCTCAACGCGGGCCTGCGCGCCGCGATGGCCGCCGACGACCACGTCCTGCTCATGGGCGAGGACATCGGGCCGCTCGGCGGCGTGTTCCGTGTCACCGAGGGCCTGCACGCCGAGTTCGGGTCGCAGCGCGTCCTCGACACCCCGCTCGCCGAGTCGGGGATCGTCGGCACCGCGATCGGCCTCACGATGGCCGGTTTCCGTCCCGTCATCGAGATCCAGTTCGACGGCTTCGTCTTCCCCGCGTTCGACCAGATCACCACGCAGCTCGCGAAGCTCACGAACCGGCACGAGGGCAAGGCGAACTTCCCCGTCGTCATCCGCATCCCCTACGGCGGGCACATCGGTGCCGTCGAGCACCACCAGGAAAGCCCCGAGGCGTACTTCGCGCACACCCCGGGACTGCGGGTCGTCTCTCCCTCGACGCCGAACGACGCGTACTGGATGATCCAGGACGCGATCGCCTCGCCCGATCCGGTGATCTTCTTCGAACCGAAGGCGAAGTACTGGATGAAGGGCGAGGTTGACGTCGCCGAGCGCGCACTGCCGCTCCACGCTTCCCGCGTCGTCCGTCGCGGTACCGACGTCACCCTCGTGGGCCACGGTGCGATGGTGACGACCCTGCTGCAGGCGGCGGCGCTCGCCGAGAGCGAGGGCACGTCGTGCGAGGTCATCGACATCCGCTCGCTCGCCCCCATCGACTACGAGCCCATCATCGAGTCGGTCCGCCGCACCGGGCGCATGGTCTACGCGCAGGAAGCCCCGGGCAACGTCTCGGTGGGGTCGGAGGTCGCCGCAACCGTCATGGAGCGTGCGTTCTTCGCCCTCGAAGCGCCCGTCCTTCGTGTGTCGGGCTTCGACGTGCCGTTCCCACCCGCCAAGCTCGAAGGGCAGTACCTGCCCGATGCCGACCGCATCCTCGAGGCCGTCGACCGCGCCCTCGCCTACTGATCCCCGATTGACTGGAGTGCACCGATGAGCACGCAGACCTTCCACCTCCCGGACGTCGGCGAAGGCCTCACCGAGGCCGAGATCGTGCAGTGGCGCGTCGCGCCCGGTGACGACGTCGCCGTCAACGACGTGCTCGTCGAGATCGAGACGGCCAAGTCGCTCGTCGAACTGCCCTCGCCGTTCACGGGTCGGGTCGGCGACATTCTCGCCGCCGAGGGGGCGACCGTCGAGGTCGGTGCCGCGATCATCACCATCGCCGGTGGCGAGGGCGAGCCCGACAGTGACATCGGCCAGTCCGAGCACGGTGAGAAGGCGGCGGAGAAGCCTGCCGACGACGGCGCCGGCGCGGTGCTCGTCGGCTACGGCACGGGGGGCGAGGTCAAGTCCCGTCGCCGCATGCCCGCGGAGAAGCCGGTCACGAAAGCTGTCGGTGTCGTCGCGAAGCCCCCGATCCGCAAGCTCGCCCGCGACCTCGGCGTCGACCTCGCCGACGTCGCGCCGTCGGGCGCAGCCGGCGAGGTGACCCGCGACGACGTCGTGCGCCACGCGCAACAGGCGTCGGTGTTCCGCAACATCGCGACACCCGAGGTTCCGGCCGAGCGGGAGCTGTCCATCCCGGTGGCGGCCTCCGCGGCATCCGTCCCCTCCGCTGCGCCCATGGCTGATGCTCGCGAAGAGGCCATCACCGTCAAGGGCGTGCGCAAGGCGACCGCGAACGCGATGACATCGAGCGCGTACACCGCACCGCACGTGTCGGTGTGGACCGATGTCGACGCGACCCGCACGATGGAGCTCGTCAAGCGGCTGAAGGCCTCGCCCGACTTCGCCGACGTGAAGATCTCTCCGCTGCTGATCTTCTCGCGTGCGGTCATCTGGGCGCTGCGTCGCACGCCGATGATCAACGCGGCGTGGGTCGAGACCGAGAGCGGCGCCGAGATCCGGGTGCGGCACTACGTGAACCTCGGCATCGCCGCCGCGACGCCGCGCGGCCTGCTCGTCCCCAACATCAAGGACGCGCAGGACCTGAATATGCGCGGCCTCGCGAAGGCGCTCGAGAAGCTCACCGTCACCGCCCGCGACGGAAAAACGACTCCCGCCGACCAGCAGGGCGGCACGTTCACGATCACGAACATCGGCGTCTTCGGGATGGATGCCGGTACCCCGATCATCAACCCGGGCGAGTCGGGCATCATCGCGATGGGCACGATCCGTCAGAAGGCGTGGGTCGTCGATGGTGAGGTGCGTCCCCGCTACGTCACGACGGTGTCGGGTTCGTTCGACCACCGCGTGATCGACGGCGACGGCATCAGCCGGTTCATCGCCGACGTGGCATCCGTCCTCGAGGAACCCGCGCTCCTCCTCGACTGACGGGCTAGACGCCGAGTCTGCTCAGCAGGGACGACGCGGCGTTCGCGACGACCCCGATTTGAAACGCGACGATTGCGACGGCGATCGCGGAGAACCACGCGATCTCGCCGATCGGGCTCCGACGGACGACGCGGTGCAACACGAGGCCGACGACCGTGCCGATCGCGACCGTCGCGCCGGCGACCTGCGCGAACGCCATCCGCACATAGTCGGACGGTTCCGGAGCGCTCCAGCTGTTGAAGACGACCATGAGCGCGACGGGGGCAAGGAACACGCCGGCGACCAAGATCACGCTGGCTGAGTACCCACGCAGACGGGTACCGGGCATCGGGTGCGTCGTGGTCTCGCTCATGCTCGCGAGCATAGGGGAGATGCCGTGTGCAGACCTGCTCGAAATCGGATGCAACGGATCGGGCCCCAGTGGGCATGTACTGGGTGAGGGTGAGGGTGAGGGGGACCGATGACACGAATCGACCTGGACAGAAAGCTCGGCGACATGGCGATCGGCCTGCCGCGCGTTGTGACGAGCGCGGTTGCGGGCGGAGGGGGCGCCCTTCAACCTCGCCAGCTCTGACAAGCCCACCGCTCGCAATCTGACCAGTGCGCGTGCGGCTGTCGCGACGGCCGCTGAGGAGGCCGCAGGAGCCGGGCTGATCCAGTTCGGCATGCTCGTCACGGCCACCGTGCTCGACGCCTCGCAGGAGGCCGACGCAAAGGCCGCGATCGACAACCTCTCCGCTACGGCGCGACTCCGCCTGCGCCTGGTGCACGGCTCGCAGGACTCCGCTTTCGCGGCGGCGCTGCCCCTCGGTCTCGTCCTGCCGAAGCATCTGCAGGTACCCAACGAGGTTAGGGAGCAGCTGTAATGCCCGCACTCGACGACCAGCGCCGCCGCCGGCCTCAGAAGCGCAAGCCGCAAGAGCTCACTCCGGCCGCGAAGAGCACCCGCACGGAGAGGGAGAAGAAGCCGGCCGTCAAGCGTCCCGGCCCCCGAGGGTGGCTGGGACGTGGCCGCGGTGAGGTGGGCGTCGTCGCCCCCGTCGACGAGTGGCGCGGGACGACCGTGCAGGTGTGCGGCCTGCACCCGTTCTCGGTCGGGAGCGGCACGCCGATGATCGGTGTGCCGATGGGATTGCAACTGTTCACGGGCGCGACGGTGTGCGCGGATCCCATTTCCTGGTTCCAGGACGCGGATCTCATCAACAACCCGTCGATGTTCGTCCTCGGGCTGCCGGGTCTCGGCAAGTCGACGTACACGCGCCGCACCGCGGCCGGTCTCGCGGGCCTGGGGACGCTGCCCTTGGTGCTCGGTGACTTGAAGCCGGACTACGTCGACATGATCCGCGCTCTAGGCGGGCAGGTCATCACCCTCGGCCGCGGTCGCGGTCACCTGAACATCCTCGACCCTGGCGAGGCATTCGAGGCTGCCGAACGACTCCGCGAAGCGGGCAAGGAGAAGGAGCGCGCGCAGGTCCTCGCGGACGCTCACGGCCGCCGGCACACGATGGTGTCGGCGCTGCTGACGATTCTCCGCAAGGAACCGCCCACCGACCGTGAAGAGTCGATCATCGACCGTGCTCTCCGCGTGCTCGACGAGCACCACGACGGCGTACCGGTTCTCGGCGACCTGCTGCGAGTCATCCAGGAGGCACCGCAGGAGGTCCGTGACGTGGCCCTCGATCGTGGTGACCTCGGCCGCTACAAGGCGATCACCGAGAACCTCGAGGCGTCCCTGATCAGTCTCACCTCGGGCGGTCGCCTCGGTGAGACCTTCGCCCACGCCACCGACGTTCCGATGCTGCGTGACCGTCCTGTCGTCTACGACGTCTCGTCGATCGACGATTCGGACACCGATATGCAGGCGGCGATCCTGCTCGCCTGCTGGTCGGCAGGGTTCGGCACAGTGAACGTCGCGAACGCCCTCGCGGATGCTGGGCTCGAGCCGCGCCGCCACTACTTCGTCATCCTCGACGAGCTGTGGCGTGCCCTGCGGGCCGGGCGAGGCATGGTCGACCGTGTCGACGCGCTCACGCGCCTGAACCGTCAGCGCGGCGTGGGTCTCGCAATGATTTCGCACACCATGAGCGATCTTCTGGCCCTGCCTAGCGAGGACGACCGGATGAAGGCTCGCGGCTTCGTCGAGCGCTCCGGGATGGTGGTCTGCGGTGGGCTCCCGGTGGCTGAGATGCCGCAGCTGACGACAGCGGTACCGCTGTCTCACGCGGAGCAAGAGCTTCTGACGTCCTGGCAGGACCCCGGCACGTGGGAGTCCGGGCCTGGTTCGGAACCTCCCGGGCGAGGGAAGTTCCTCATCAAGGTCGGCGGTCACCCCGGCATCCCGATCAAGGTGGAGCTCGTCGAGGCAGAGCGCTCGATCAACGACACCAACAAGCTCTGGCACGCGACGACCGCGTTCCCGGAACCGGACGAGTCGAACCCGATGATCGGCCTCGACGACGCCGCCCACGCGGTGCAAGAGGTTCCCGATGACCTGGAAGAGGGCGCCGCGTGAGTGCGACCAACAAGCGCGGCCAGGGCGTCGACGGCTCGACGATCGCACTGCTGATCGCGATGGTGACCGTCTTTCTGGTGCTGGGAGTGGTGTGGGGCGCCGTTGCGCTCGGCTCACAGCTCGACGGCGTGAATGAGGGGCAGACCTCGGACCCCTTCGAGGTGTTCTTCGGCGTGCTCCGCGGCAAGGTCGTCTGGCCGGCATCCGCCACCTGGATCGTGGCGGTGCTCGGCGGCGCCGTTCTCGCTCTGGGCATCCTCGTCGCTGTCGCGGCTGCTCGAGCACGGGGGCGCCGGTCGTCTGTTGACGCCGCCGCGACGCACATGGGCAAGGGCCGGCAGCTGCAGTCCCTCTCCGCCTCGGGCGCCCGTCAGACCGCGCAGCGTCTCGGCGTCCGCGACTGGGTCGGTGTCCTCATCGGCATCACCGTCGCCGGCAGGCAACGCATCTACGCCTCCCCCGAGGACATGATCACGCTGGTTGCCGGCCCGCGAATCGGTAAGTCCACCGCATACGTCATCCCGGCGATCGCTGATGCTCCCGGTGCTGTGCTGACGACGTCGAACAAGCGCGACGTCCTGGACGCCACTCGCGAGCTCCGTGCCACTAAGGGGCAGGTGTGGGCCTTCGACCCGCAGAGCATCGCCCTCGGATCTCCCACCTGGTGGTGGAACCCGCTCAGCTACGTGACCGACGACGTGAAGGCCGCGAAACTGGCCGCGCACTTCGCCTCGGGCTCCCGCTCTGGCGACAGCCGCGGGGATGCCTACTTCGACAACGCCGGTCAGGATCTCCTCGCCGGCTTCCTGCTCGCCGCAGCGCTCGAGGGACTACCGATCACGACCGCCTTCACCTGGACGACCACGCCCGGTGATGATGAGCCGGTGCGGATCCTCCGCCGTCACGGGTACGAACACATGGCGGATGCCGTCTCCGGGCAGGTCAACGGCGAGTCTCGCCGTCGCGACAGTGTCTACGGCACCGCCGCGCAGATGGCGTCGTGCCTCAAGGTCCGCGCGATCGCGCAATGGGTGACACCGCAGGGCAACTCCGACTCGCGGCCGCAGTTCGACCCGCACGCTTTCGTGCGCGGGAGCGACACGCTCTACAGCCTCTCCAAGGAGGGCCGCGGCACCGCCGGCCCGCTGGTGACCGCGCTCACGGCCGCAACCGTCGAAGCGGCCGAGGACTATGCGACCACGCAGCCGGGCGGGCGCCTGCAGGTACCCATGGTCGGTGTTCTCGACGAGGCCGCGAACGTGTGCCGCTGGCACGACCTCCCCGACCTTTACAGCCACTACGGATCCCGTGGAATCGTCCTGATGACGATTCTGCAGTCCTGGTCTCAGGGCGTACAGGTGTGGGGCCGCGACGGGATGCGCAAGCTCTGGAGCGCCTCGAACGTGGCCGTCTACGGCGGGGGAGTGAAGGAGCCCGAGTTCCTCAACGAGCTCTCGCAGATGATCGGTGACTACGACCGCCGCACGACCTCCACCAGCGTCGGCCGCGGCACCCGGTCGACCTCTCACGGAGTGCAACGCGAACGCACCCTCGACGTCGCCGACCTCGGCGCACTGCCGCGAGGCCGCGCTGTCGTGTTCGCCTCTGGCGCCCCAGCCACGCTCGTCGAGACGATCCCGTGGATGAACGGGCCGCACGCGACAGCGTTGCGCGCGTCGATCGCTGCTCATGATCCCGCTCACAGCGCGCCCGCCGGTACGGATCCTGCTCGAGCTGCCGCTATTGAAGAAAGCGAGCCTCGCAATGAGTGACCTTCTCGATGACTTCCGCGATGACGGCGACGACGTCGATGAGCCGACCCCTGAGCTGGTTTACGGCTCCGTCGACGAGTTCGTTCGGGAGTACCTGCGCCACATGTACACGCGCCCTGTCGGGCCCGGAAACGCCCGCTACCGGTGGGCTGCGGACTGGTGGCGCTATCCGGAGGCAGTCGCCCGCCTCGAGGGCCTGTGGCGGTCCTGGGAGCACCTGCGACTCGACCCCGCGACCGGCGCAAGCGTCTGGTGGCGCGACCACGCAGACCCCCACATGCACCTACTGCTGAGCCCAGACGGACCCTTCGCAAAGTCGAAAGATGCGTGCGAGCCCGGCGAGCCGTTGCCGTACACGGAACCGCCCAAGATGTGGTTTCCCGATGTGAGACTCATGGGCGATTGACTCTCATCATCGGCAGTTCGACTAGCCGTACTGCAATCGGGAACACGGCAGCGCACCTGCTCGACCTCCTTGCATGTCGCGATACAGCTCTCAGCACATCTGCGAGATCCGCGCTCGCGACCGCCTCGCTCAGCTTCTCCAGCGCCGAGGTGACGGATACATGAGGTCCCGGCAGCACCCTTGCGAGGCCACCGGGACTTCTGTGTCTAGATCAGCGCCCGAGGTTCGCGATCGCGCGCTGGTAGGCGTCGAGGTTGAGACGCCTACCCACAGCGACAGCCTCGATTGCGACGGCGTTGATTTCATCAGGCGTGTAGCGGTACACAAGCCGATAACGAGGCTTGCCGGACCCGTCCGGGTCGAAGTAGAGCTTGTAGCAATCGCCCAGGTCGCCCGTCCCGACTCGGGAGTCGAGCTTCATTCCCGTGAACTTGCCGTCCCGGACGAGCACCAGCATGTCGAGAGCCATCTTCTTGGTGGCCTGGTCGGGAAGCGCGTCGATGTCTTGCTGAAAGCCGGGCAGGATGGCTGTCAGCTTGAGCGGTGCCGTCATCAGCGGTAGCTGTCAGGATCAAGCCCCAAACCGGCGGCGATGTCGGACAGCGAACCAGACTGGCCGGCTGCGACGCGCTCGCGAACCTGGTGGGCGATCTCGAGATCCTCGATCACCGGCAGCAGTTCGGCATACAGCTCGAACGGGATGACGACGCCCTCAGCACGGCGGTGACCGCCGAACACAACGGGCTGCGCCAGGGCACCCTCCGAGCGAAATCGCCGCAGGGCATCCGGTAAGGCCGCTCGCGCCTCGGAGGTGGGCAGCACGGACAGAATTGGCAGAGCGAATCCGAACGACATGGCTCTACTGTACGCGAATTGGTGCAAAAGTTGTACGAGTTTTTGCGCTGGTAGCTGCTCCGAATTGCTCTCTGTCACGGCGGATCTGAGTCAGGTACTCGAACGAGGCTGCCGCTTAGTGCTTTTCAAGCGTCGGCGCGGTTCGCATTCGTCCTGGCCCGGATGCTCGGGCTTGCGGGGCGTCGTCCTCGTGCACGAAATCGCAGAGGTTGTCATCATCCTGATACGGCATCCGCGCGGCCCGCGGGTCAGGACCTCGTCAGGCGGACACACCGACACACTTCCGGGCGAACACTCCTGCAATCGCCCGGTTGATATAGTTTCACCGCCATGGTTGGGATGCCGCTCACGCACGCGACATCAGTAGCCATCACCGCCCGACCGATAACGAAACTCATTACGGTCGCCATCGCAGTCCTCTTGCTGATGGGCGGGATCCTGGCGATGTCCCATGTGGACGGTGTCGCGGGCACGCCGGTACCCGCGGTGAGCAACGCCTCCCCGTCCTCTACGGAGGCGACCGCATCTCTCACGGCTCCTTCCGACGACGTTGTTGCGATGACAGTAGGCGTTTGCATCTTCGGCGTGGTTTGCTGCCTGCTTGGATTCGCGTGGCTGCATCGAGTTTTCGCGCTCTTCGGTCGACGTCGACTCATCGGTTCAACACGACGTGTGCGACTGGCGATCACCCCGCGCCGCGCACACGTCCCGAGGTCGACGCTCGCTCTTCTTTGCATTGCCCGGATCTGAGCACAGTCTCCACCGCCTAATCGGCTGGCACCCGCCTCTTCGCGGCTGCCGCCGGCACCGGCCGCGAGGGTCACGCCGCGGGCGACGATGCGTGCTGCTTGTCGGCGACAACTCAGCATGCACCCCATCTGCGCGTTCGCCGGTGGCGGTCGCGTGATGAGTGCCTAGCGAATCCATCTTTCCTGCGAGAGGAGCGGACACATGGGAGCAGATCACAGCCATGGGACAGTGCAGGGAGCGCCGCGACGGCGTCTGCTGATCGCTTTCGCGATAACAGGCTCGGTCTTTGTGATCGAGGTCGTGGGCTCAGTGATCACTGGCAGCCTGGCCCTACTCATCGACGCAGCACACATGCTTACCGATGTCATTGGTTTGGGCCTCGCAGTCACCGCGGCCCATCTGATGAATCGTGCCCCGACAGACCGCCACACGTGGGGGCTGCGTCGCGCTGAAGTGTTGGGCGCTTTGACTCAGGCGGCCTTGCTGTTGGGGGTCGGGTTGTTTGCCCTTGTCGAGGGAATCCGGCGTCTATTTGAACCTCCCGAGATTTCTTCCGGCGCGCTCCTCTTCTTCGGTGTCGTCGGCCTGGTCGCGAATATCGCTTCATTGCTCGTGCTGCTGAGCGGGCGCAAGAAGAACCTCAACATGCGGGCCGCCTTCCTGGAGGTTCTCAACGATGCGCTGGGGTCGGTCGGTGTGATCGCCAGCGCAATCGCGATCACAGCATTCGGGTGGTATCAGGCCGACGCGGTCGCAGGAATCCTGATCGCACTGCTCATCATTCCCCGAACACTAATCCTGCTCCGCACTGCAGGGAGCGTGCTGCTTGAGTCCACCCCACCGGGCCTAAACCTCCAGGACGTGCGTCGGCACCTGCTGGAGCTACCCCATGTCATCGCCGTCCACGACCTTCACGCATCGCAGGTGTCGACAGACTTGCCGACCCTGACCGCGCATGTGGTGGTGGATGACGGGCTCAACGGCGAGGAATCCGCGCAGCTGCTGCGGTCACTGCAGGTGTGTGTGAGTGATCACTTCCCGGTCATCATCGAGCACTCGACCTTCCAGATCGAACCCCAATCGCACTTCGGAGAGCACCGCACCCATGCGTAATAGACACTGTCGGTGGTTCACCGTCACGATGCTCGCCGCGGTAGTCGCCGGATCGGCGATCGTCGCACCGGCTGCCGCAGCCGAGCCCCGCGAGCTCACCACAGTGCCCCCGACGCCCAAGGCGAGCGGCTCGGAACCAACCCTCAGCCCGTCACCCCCGCCCACTCCCGCGGGAGACGTACACAACGAACCCAACTCAACCGGCCAAGTCTTGCCGCTCGTAGGACTTGTCAGTGGGGTCGCAATCATTGGCGGCTGTCTGATCGTCGTGGTCATGATGGGCCGAGAACGGCGCCGCCGCGATCTCGCCGAACTGGAAACTGGGGAGGGATCCGATGAGCGCTAATCGGCTCCGCCTCGTCGCTCTCGCAGTCATCACCGCCGGGCTCACCGTCCTCATTGACCAAGGCACCAAAGCCAACGCATTAAGCGGGTTGAGCCCTAGCGAGCGCATCCCCTTGATTGGGGATCTCCTCGGTTTGCAGCTGGCTTTCAACGCAGGAGCGTTTCTCTCCTGGGGTTCGAACATGACCTGGGTGCTGACCACGCTCGGCGTGGTCGCGACCGCGCTTCTCGGTATTGCCGCGTGGCGCTCGCGAACGCCGGGGTGGGCTGTCGGAATGGGGCTCGTCCTCGGCGGTGCGATAGGGAACCTCATTGACAGGCTCTTCTTCTACCCCGCGTTCGGTCGCGGCTACGTCATCGACTTCTTGGCGTACGGGAACCTCTTCATCGGAAATCTTGCTGATGTCGCACTCGGTGCCGGTGGAGGTGTTCTGCTTATCAGCCTGTGGCGGCGACGGCGGCACCACCGGGCGACGGCACAACACGGTGACTCGCACGCACGGGTGCCGGATGAGCGTGCGCTATGACCAAGAAGCAGCGCACCCCCTCCACCTACCAGCGCAACGCTCTGGCGCCGGCACTCATCGCAGCGGCGGTGTTGTTCCTGGCCCCCACCCTGCTCGAGAGCGACTGGTTTACGGTCGTGCGGTTCGTGGTCGCCATCCTCGCGGCGATCGCCGCGTGGTTCGCTTTCCAGGCCCGACAGTGGTGGTGGATCCCAGTGCTCGCGACGATCGTCGTGCTCTGGAATCCCATCTTCCCGTTCCCCTTCTCAGGGCCCGTGTGGTCGGCGGCGCAACCGGTCGCCGCGGTTGCGTTCCTCATTGCCGGTCCACTCATCAAGGTGCGTCGACCGTGAGATCACGCGAACACCCCAGCGGCACGGCACCGCCGCAGCACGCCCCACCGAGGAGGACAACGAAGCAGTGGCTGCCGGGGTGGGGGGCCATGCGGTGAGCGCTTGGATCCCCGACGCGCCGCCTTCGTTCCTCGCGTTTCTCACTCCCTATCCGCAGCCGTTTCCGGTGCTTCCGGTCGTCGCGATCGTGCTTGCGGCCGCGTACGTGGCAGGAGTGGTCCGATTGCGGCAGCAGCGGAGACGCTGGTCGGTGGCGCGCGCGGGGTCGTTCCTGCTGGGATGTGTGATCCTGTTTGTCGTCACCGGTCTGGGTGTCGAGAACTACAGCTACGCACTGTTCTCCGTTTCGATGTTCCAGCAGCTGACCTTGATGTTCACCATCCCGCCGCTGCTGATCCTGGGGTCTCCCGGAACGTTGCTTCTGCGCTCGACACCACACCACGGCCTGGGCCTCATCCTCCTTCGACTGGCGCATGCGGGCCTGCGCAGCAGAGCCGCTCGATGGGCGCTGAGCCCCGCCGTCGCGGTGCCCCTACACCTGTTGGCGTTCTACGGGTTGTACCTCGCCAAACTTGCCGACCCGATCCTCACCGTGCCCGGCGGACATCAGCTCCTCGATGTCGCATTTTTGACGGTCGGGGTCCTGTTCACGGTACCGATTCTTTCCAACGATCCGCTGCCCTCGCGGATGTCCTACCCGGGCAGGGCTCTCGATCTGTTTGCCGAGGCGGCGCTCCACGCGTTCTTCGGGGTGTTTCTCATGATGAGCACCACCCTCCTGGTCGACCGCTTCGCCGCTCCGCCCGCCGCGTGGGGCATTGAACCTCTCGATGATCAGTGGCTGGCAGGTGCACTTGCATGGTCCTACGGCGAAGGTCCCACGCTTCTCATGCTGATCTACGTCGTGCATCGGTGGTTCCGCGACGACACACGACGCGCCGTCGAAGCCGACCGGCACGCTGACGCGCACGGGCACGCCGACCTCGACGCGTACAACGAATACCTCACCGCCCTCGCCCGAAAGGACGCCCAATGAGACGCCGCAACCCGGAGGGACCCCTGCATGTGCCTGACGTTGACTGCGGGTGCGCCCCCACAGCCGACGAGCTGCGATCGCTCCGCACCATTTCCCGCCGTGGCGTCGTCGGCTTGGCCGCGATAGGAGTCGTGGTCGGATCGGTGGGGCTGGGCGTAGCGGTACCGGCGTTCGCGGCGAAGTATCCCACGTGGGACGACGTGGAGAAAGCGCGTGCC contains:
- a CDS encoding DUF4913 domain-containing protein; the encoded protein is MSDLLDDFRDDGDDVDEPTPELVYGSVDEFVREYLRHMYTRPVGPGNARYRWAADWWRYPEAVARLEGLWRSWEHLRLDPATGASVWWRDHADPHMHLLLSPDGPFAKSKDACEPGEPLPYTEPPKMWFPDVRLMGD
- a CDS encoding ATP/GTP-binding protein, yielding MPALDDQRRRRPQKRKPQELTPAAKSTRTEREKKPAVKRPGPRGWLGRGRGEVGVVAPVDEWRGTTVQVCGLHPFSVGSGTPMIGVPMGLQLFTGATVCADPISWFQDADLINNPSMFVLGLPGLGKSTYTRRTAAGLAGLGTLPLVLGDLKPDYVDMIRALGGQVITLGRGRGHLNILDPGEAFEAAERLREAGKEKERAQVLADAHGRRHTMVSALLTILRKEPPTDREESIIDRALRVLDEHHDGVPVLGDLLRVIQEAPQEVRDVALDRGDLGRYKAITENLEASLISLTSGGRLGETFAHATDVPMLRDRPVVYDVSSIDDSDTDMQAAILLACWSAGFGTVNVANALADAGLEPRRHYFVILDELWRALRAGRGMVDRVDALTRLNRQRGVGLAMISHTMSDLLALPSEDDRMKARGFVERSGMVVCGGLPVAEMPQLTTAVPLSHAEQELLTSWQDPGTWESGPGSEPPGRGKFLIKVGGHPGIPIKVELVEAERSINDTNKLWHATTAFPEPDESNPMIGLDDAAHAVQEVPDDLEEGAA
- a CDS encoding thiamine pyrophosphate-dependent enzyme, with protein sequence MTPSFEAPAEAPDVVRVLAADGSYAPSPTAERYLPLIEALPDSDLETFYRDMVVVRAFDRQATNLQRQGQLALWPPSFGQEAAQVGSVRATRAHDHVFPSYREHVVATTRGVDPIDIIRLMRGLTHGGWNPAEHQNTHIYTLVLGAQTLHATGLGMGLVFDGRTGTGDPEKDEAVIVYYGDGASSQGDVHEAMVFAASYQTPQVFFLQNNHWAISVPVTTQSRVPLVRRGEGYGIPSVRVDGNDVLASYAVSKFALDEARAGGGPRAIEALTYRMGAHTTSDDPTKYRTSDEEQSWAQRDPIARMRAFLEGRGASAAFFDDVDAAAAAYADDVRVRTNALGDIPTTVMFDHVYGDVHPLVQEQQRWLAEYEASFEEGDA
- a CDS encoding transketolase C-terminal domain-containing protein, coding for MSDIQTLPFAKALNAGLRAAMAADDHVLLMGEDIGPLGGVFRVTEGLHAEFGSQRVLDTPLAESGIVGTAIGLTMAGFRPVIEIQFDGFVFPAFDQITTQLAKLTNRHEGKANFPVVIRIPYGGHIGAVEHHQESPEAYFAHTPGLRVVSPSTPNDAYWMIQDAIASPDPVIFFEPKAKYWMKGEVDVAERALPLHASRVVRRGTDVTLVGHGAMVTTLLQAAALAESEGTSCEVIDIRSLAPIDYEPIIESVRRTGRMVYAQEAPGNVSVGSEVAATVMERAFFALEAPVLRVSGFDVPFPPAKLEGQYLPDADRILEAVDRALAY
- a CDS encoding SCO6880 family protein, which gives rise to MRAEGAPFNLASSDKPTARNLTSARAAVATAAEEAAGAGLIQFGMLVTATVLDASQEADAKAAIDNLSATARLRLRLVHGSQDSAFAAALPLGLVLPKHLQVPNEVREQL
- a CDS encoding dihydrolipoamide acetyltransferase family protein, with the protein product MSTQTFHLPDVGEGLTEAEIVQWRVAPGDDVAVNDVLVEIETAKSLVELPSPFTGRVGDILAAEGATVEVGAAIITIAGGEGEPDSDIGQSEHGEKAAEKPADDGAGAVLVGYGTGGEVKSRRRMPAEKPVTKAVGVVAKPPIRKLARDLGVDLADVAPSGAAGEVTRDDVVRHAQQASVFRNIATPEVPAERELSIPVAASAASVPSAAPMADAREEAITVKGVRKATANAMTSSAYTAPHVSVWTDVDATRTMELVKRLKASPDFADVKISPLLIFSRAVIWALRRTPMINAAWVETESGAEIRVRHYVNLGIAAATPRGLLVPNIKDAQDLNMRGLAKALEKLTVTARDGKTTPADQQGGTFTITNIGVFGMDAGTPIINPGESGIIAMGTIRQKAWVVDGEVRPRYVTTVSGSFDHRVIDGDGISRFIADVASVLEEPALLLD
- a CDS encoding type IV secretory system conjugative DNA transfer family protein; translation: MSATNKRGQGVDGSTIALLIAMVTVFLVLGVVWGAVALGSQLDGVNEGQTSDPFEVFFGVLRGKVVWPASATWIVAVLGGAVLALGILVAVAAARARGRRSSVDAAATHMGKGRQLQSLSASGARQTAQRLGVRDWVGVLIGITVAGRQRIYASPEDMITLVAGPRIGKSTAYVIPAIADAPGAVLTTSNKRDVLDATRELRATKGQVWAFDPQSIALGSPTWWWNPLSYVTDDVKAAKLAAHFASGSRSGDSRGDAYFDNAGQDLLAGFLLAAALEGLPITTAFTWTTTPGDDEPVRILRRHGYEHMADAVSGQVNGESRRRDSVYGTAAQMASCLKVRAIAQWVTPQGNSDSRPQFDPHAFVRGSDTLYSLSKEGRGTAGPLVTALTAATVEAAEDYATTQPGGRLQVPMVGVLDEAANVCRWHDLPDLYSHYGSRGIVLMTILQSWSQGVQVWGRDGMRKLWSASNVAVYGGGVKEPEFLNELSQMIGDYDRRTTSTSVGRGTRSTSHGVQRERTLDVADLGALPRGRAVVFASGAPATLVETIPWMNGPHATALRASIAAHDPAHSAPAGTDPARAAAIEESEPRNE